The Candidatus Desulfatibia profunda genomic interval TTAAGATTTGCCGTCAATCGAAGCGTCTCGCCGGGTTTGGCCGGTGTGGAGAACTTGATCTTCAAATCGGCCAGAAACAGATTGGACGTTTCCTGATCCCCGGCTCTTTTTGTCAGTCCCAGCAACAGGCCGCTGGTCTGTGCCAGGGCCTCGGCAACAATAACCCCGGGCACAATCGGCTTTCCGGGAAAATGTCCGCTAAAAAACCATTCATCCAAAGAAAGGTCTTTCTCGGCAACGATAACGTCCCCGTCACCGAGCTTCACAACCCTGTCCACGAAGAGAAAAGGGCTGCGGTGGGGCAGAATCTTTTTTATGGCGGTAACGTCGCATAACGGCCGGTCGGTCATAATCGCAGCACCTTTTAGTATCTAGATAACGGATTTTACGCCTTTTGTAGCATTTTTTCATTGCCACTAAGGCACAAAGACACAAAGAAAAAATAATAAATATATCCTTTGTGTCTTTGTGCCTTGGTGGCGAATCTTTCTTAGTTCCGGTTTATCCCGGTCAGGCGTTGATCCCTTTAAGCCTCTCGATGGCCGTGTTCAATCTTTCCGTCGTACCGGTATTCATGGTTTCAACACGCCTGTCGATCCATTTTACGGTTCTGAAAATGACGGCGCCGGGTCCGACTTCCATCAACAGCCTGCTGCCTTTATTGCTTATTCCTTTGATCAAATCAACCCATAAAACCGGACCGCTTAACTGGGCGGCCATGATATATTTCAAATCCCTTTTGTTGCAGATGCGCTCCAAAGAAAGGTAGGACATCACAGGAATCTGCGGATCTTTGAGATGCTCCTGGCTGATTTCATCCGAAAAACGTTCGCCGGCCGGTTTCATAAAGCTTGAATGATAAGCCGCAGCGACAGACAAAGGATAAACATCCAGGGCGCCCTCGGCCAGAGCAAGATCCATGGCTGCACTGAGCGACGAGCTAAGGCCTGAAATGACGATCTGGCGAGGGGTATTGATAATGGCGACATCGACATTGCCGACCTGCCGGCAGACATCTTTTACCTTTTCAAGCGCAAGCCCGAAAATTACGGCCATGCCGCCGTTTATTTTGCGACCTTCTTCCAGCAGGATTTCACCGGCACGTTTAACAAGATAAAGGCCGTAGGAAAAATCAAAGCAGTCCGCTGCATACGCGGCGGCATAGAAGCCGGAGCTATAGCCGCAGACCCTGGCAGGGAAGATGTTATCGGCCTTCAGGATTTCGGTCAAAATGCAGCTAAGCGTGTAAACAGCCAGTTGGGCGTTCAAATCGCGCTGAAGTTCCTCTTCCGGGCCTTGAAAACAAATTCGGCTCAGGGGGTAACCCAAAAATTGATCCGCTCGATCAAACAGCTGCCGGGCAACGGGATAGCGCTGATAAAAATCAAAACCCATGCCCAGGTGCTGGGCGCCCTGGCCGGGATATAAGAAGGCAACATCTTTTTTCATTTACATTCTTCAACGGAACGATAGTGCTCAGAAGTTATTTGTTATTTAGGCCTCGTTAAATGGTCGATTCGTTGATTGGTTGAGTTGTTATTGGGCATATTTAACCATTTGACTATTTTACCAAATCCGGAGATACCATCAGCGATCGCGATCATCGGTTACCGGCAATATTATTGAAAAAATGCCGGGCGGCAACGGCTGATTGACTGCGGTGAACTGCAACCATAATTCGGTCCGGTCTCCTTTGACTTCCGTGAAAAAAATTCTCTCGGGAAGCCAGGTTTCCGGGTTCACGAAGACTTCGATACGATCGATATGCTTTGCAATGTCTTTTATTTTCGGTATCATCTTTAAAACATATCCATCTGAATGTGTTTCTGAGGAAAGCTGAATATCATATTGCTGCTTTAAGGCCTCGACCGGCTGAGCAATGCCGAAATATTCCTTGAATATACTCTCAGCGTTTCCAATGTATCGTTTTTCCGCCTTGGCTATTTCAGGATAATATACCAGCAGGCTGCTATTTTTAAAAAGGATCAGCAAGGGCGAAGGGCTGGTAACTTTCATAAGCAGCTTTCCCGAAGAATCAAAATAGATCAAACCTTCTGAAGTCAGCGGCTCGTTCAGCAGGTAGGTCTTTTTGATTTGCCTGAATGTCGCCGTAAAGGTCTTAAGGGTTTTTTCCTTCTTTTTGATGCATTCAAGCACCCGGCTGAGTTCCGACTCCGGCTCCGACTGTTTTTCAGATGCAAACACCTGGCCGCAAAGCAGCAACAGGTACAGAATCATAACCATCAGCGCAAAGGTTTGACCGAACATCAAACCAGCACGCCTGGGTGTTTTTTTCTTTGACAGCTTCATTGCAGAGCCTTGAACGTTTTATTCCATGCCTGTCTGAAACCGTAATTCTGTATGCCGAAAAAAAGACCGCTGCGTTTGAAAGGAAACAGCCTTTTGAAAATGGACCGGTACCCGTAGAGTTTTTTGTAAGCCGAGTTGAATCCTTCCTGTAACTGTCTTGCCGTCATTTTTTGGGGCTTGAAGACAACGTGGTTCATATCATATTTTTCCCAGTCATTATTGAGAATCCTTTTCTCCTGAAGCATGGTTTGGTAAATCCGGGTTCCCGGAAAAGGCGTCAGGATCGAAAAAATTACGGCTTCGAGACGGGTCCTTTCGATAAAACGAAGCACATCTGAAAACACGGACGTATCATCCTGGTCTGTCCCAAAAATAAATGAGCCCTGGATTCCGATGCCGTGGTCATGAATCGCTTTGATGGCGTCTTGATATTCATTCACGCGGTTCATGGACTTTCCCATTGCTTTCAAGGCGTCCTGAGACAGGGATTCAAAACCGATGAAAAGCCCTTTACAGCCGCTCTGCTGCGCCAGGTCCAAAAGTTCCCGGTCCTTTACAATCCCGAGGGAAGCCTGACTGAACCACTTGATATTCAAAGGAACCAGCGCTTTGAA includes:
- the fabZ gene encoding 3-hydroxyacyl-ACP dehydratase FabZ, with the translated sequence MTDRPLCDVTAIKKILPHRSPFLFVDRVVKLGDGDVIVAEKDLSLDEWFFSGHFPGKPIVPGVIVAEALAQTSGLLLGLTKRAGDQETSNLFLADLKIKFSTPAKPGETLRLTANLKKEYGRMFFFEVAAHVADRRIAGGTLVLAQGLDDIF
- a CDS encoding acyltransferase domain-containing protein, coding for MKKDVAFLYPGQGAQHLGMGFDFYQRYPVARQLFDRADQFLGYPLSRICFQGPEEELQRDLNAQLAVYTLSCILTEILKADNIFPARVCGYSSGFYAAAYAADCFDFSYGLYLVKRAGEILLEEGRKINGGMAVIFGLALEKVKDVCRQVGNVDVAIINTPRQIVISGLSSSLSAAMDLALAEGALDVYPLSVAAAYHSSFMKPAGERFSDEISQEHLKDPQIPVMSYLSLERICNKRDLKYIMAAQLSGPVLWVDLIKGISNKGSRLLMEVGPGAVIFRTVKWIDRRVETMNTGTTERLNTAIERLKGINA
- a CDS encoding outer membrane lipoprotein carrier protein LolA gives rise to the protein MFGQTFALMVMILYLLLLCGQVFASEKQSEPESELSRVLECIKKKEKTLKTFTATFRQIKKTYLLNEPLTSEGLIYFDSSGKLLMKVTSPSPLLILFKNSSLLVYYPEIAKAEKRYIGNAESIFKEYFGIAQPVEALKQQYDIQLSSETHSDGYVLKMIPKIKDIAKHIDRIEVFVNPETWLPERIFFTEVKGDRTELWLQFTAVNQPLPPGIFSIILPVTDDRDR